The region TTCCTGGTCGATCTGCCCGATCCCGCGATCACGATCGAACGCATACTCGACACGATCGATTCGTCGATGCCCGGCGGGCATGCGGTGGTGAAGATCGACAATCTTCGCGTTCCCGCCGACCAGATGCTGGGACATAGCGGCGAGGGCTTCAAATATGCTCAGATCCGCCTCGCCCCGGCGCGCCTGTCGCATTGCATGCGCTGGCTCGGCGCGTGTCTCCGCGCGAACGAGATCGCCACGGACTATGCCTGCCGTCGCCACGCCTTCGGCAAGCCGCTGATCGATCACGAAGGCGTCGGCTTCATGCTGGCGGAAAATCTGATCGACCTGAAGCAGGCGGAATTGATGATCGATTGGTGTGCCGGCGTGCTCGACAGCGGCGCGGCGGGCGGTGCGGAAAGCTCGATGACGAAGGTCGCGGTGTCGGAAGCACTGATGCGCGTCGCCGACAAATGCGTTCAGGTGATGGGCGGCACGGGCGTGACGGGCGATACGATCGTCGAGCAGGTGTTCCGCGAAATCCGCGCGTTCCGCATCTATGACGGCCCGACCGAGGTCCATAAATGGAGCCTCGCCAAAAAGCTCAAGCGCGACCGGAAAGCTACCTGACCACGGCGGGTGCCCCGGATCAGGCCGCCAATACCAGCACCACCGCCATGCGTGATGCGCATCGACTCGACGGGGCCGAGTTGCACGGCAAGGATCCTGATGTGATCGGGCTTGGCGACGACGGGCGGCCGGGCAATTATTCTGCTTGGCAGATCACGCACTGCTCGAAACAATATCGGGAGGCTGCCGACGCCGGCCGCGACCCTGGACATGAACGCGTTGCTCGAAACGCGTGGCGAGCTTTCCCAGGCTCGCCATATGGACGCGCGAGGCGATGGCCGCCGTGCCGCCCTGACGGCCATTGCTGCGAGGGCGAGACCTGAGGGGTTAAGTTTCTTGCAGGATGCGTGACGGCGAAGCGTAAGCCGGCCGCCTCGCCTATGCCTTAAGCCGCGGCCGACATCTTCCCCGCCAGCATGTCCATAACGGCGTCGCCTTCGATCGGGCGGCTGAACCAATAACCCTGGATACTCGAACAGCCCTGCCCGCGCAGCTCGTTGAGCTGTTCGCGGTCCTCGACGCCCTCGGCGGTAGTCTCCATCTTCAGCGCCCGCGCGAGATCGACGATGGCATGGACGATCGCGGCCGAGCTTTCGTCCTGTGCGACCCGATCGACGAACGATTTGTCGATCTTGATCTTGTCGAAAGGGAAGCTGCGGAGATAGCTGAGCGAGGAATAGCCGGTGCCGAAATCGTCCAGCGCGATGCGTACGCCCATGCCGCGCAGTTGGTGCAGCACCTGCAGCACGCCGGTCTCGCCATCGAGGAAGACGGATTCGGTGATCTCGATCTCCAGCCGGTTCGCCGGCAGGCCGCTGCGGGTCAACGCCTGGAAGATGATGTTCGAGAAACCGGAATTGCGGAATTGCAGCGGCGAGACGTTGACCGCGACCCGGACATGGGCAGGCCATTCCGCCGCCTGCCGACATGCCTCGTGCATCACCCATTCGCCGATCGCGACGATGAGGCCGGTTTCCTCCGCCACCGGGATGAATTCCACCGGAGACACGTTACCGCGCACGGGATGTTCCCAGCGGAGCAGCGATTCGAAGCAGCCGATCCGATCCTTCGCCAGATCGAAGATCGGCTGGTAGTTCAGGCGGAACTGGCCGGTAAGGATCGCCTCGCGCAGGTCCAGTTCGAGCTGCCGGCGCTTGCGCGCGGCAGCGTCCAGCGCGGGTTCGAAGAACCGGAACACGCCGCGGCCGTCCTGCTTGGCGCGGTATAAAGCGAGGTCGGCGCTTTTCAGCAGCAGATCCGCATCGGCACCGTCGCCCGGTCCGATCGCAATGCCGATGCTGACACCGGTGGCGATCTGGTGGCCATCGACCAGCACGGGTTTGCGGAATTGGTCGATGATCTCCTGCGACAGCGCACGGGGGCGATCGTCGTCGAGACGGCCGGCGAGGATGATGGCGAACTCGTCGCCGCCCAGCCGCGAGACGGTGCCGTCCCGCACGAGATCGGCGAGCATGAGTCCGACCTGACGCAGCAGCGCATCGCCGATCGGGTGGCCGAGCGTATCGTTGACACCCTTGAACCCGTCGAGATCGAGGCACAGCACCGCCGCTTTCTCGCCCATCTTTGGCGAACGGATCAGCGCCGATTCCAGCTGCTGACGGAAATAGGTGCGGTTGGGCAGGCCGGTCAGCGAATCGTGGAACGCGAGATGCGTGATGCGATGTTCGCGCTCCAGGATGCCGGCCGACATCGTGTTGAAGCTCTCGGCGAGGCGAGCGATCTCGTCCGATCCCTCGACCTTGAGTTCGGCCCGCGAGCCTTCCTCCAAAGCTTTGGCGGCGGCGTCGAGCGCGGCGATCGGGCGGGCGATGCCGCTGGCGAGGCGACGGCTGCCGAGCAGCACGAGGATCAGGCCCATCACGCCGGCCAGCGCGATCCCGATCTGTAGCGAGCGGTAGGAGGCGAGCGCCTTGTCCAGCGGATAGCTGAGCAGCAACGCCGCCTCGGGCGTCGTGCCGCGTCCGGCAAGCGGGATGGCGA is a window of Sphingomonas sp. Leaf357 DNA encoding:
- a CDS encoding acyl-CoA dehydrogenase family protein — translated: MSDPAPGVTGPSERALTIGARVEAFVRGVVAPYERDPRCGPHGPSDALVSELRGLARAAGVLTPHILPGGSHLDQRETAFVLRQSGLSPLGPIAVNTAAPDEGNMFLLGKVGSAEQKKRFLDPLVAGDARSAFFMTELAEEGGAGSDPSMMKTTAVMDGNHWVVNGRKAFITGAEGAKVGIVMAKSEDGACMFLVDLPDPAITIERILDTIDSSMPGGHAVVKIDNLRVPADQMLGHSGEGFKYAQIRLAPARLSHCMRWLGACLRANEIATDYACRRHAFGKPLIDHEGVGFMLAENLIDLKQAELMIDWCAGVLDSGAAGGAESSMTKVAVSEALMRVADKCVQVMGGTGVTGDTIVEQVFREIRAFRIYDGPTEVHKWSLAKKLKRDRKAT
- a CDS encoding putative bifunctional diguanylate cyclase/phosphodiesterase; protein product: MTRALAIAPIVARLFDFRHLRTRLAVLYAGLFAIALIVVAIVAQVMIRAHAQASVRAELSTSGTVYDRIWALRAKSLTGSADVLARDFGFRTAVASGDRPTIASAVANLRTRAGVANAFVVETSGDVIGDGPADLRAALTALPSRFVNGTNNAVIASGAGTYRLIVAPIMAPVQIGQVVFAVPLDAAEMRALERLSAIPLTATMLHRRADGHWATTDRVAAGDAALDRFVAGAIQSAGAAPATLDLPGGKSFALAIPLAGRGTTPEAALLLSYPLDKALASYRSLQIGIALAGVMGLILVLLGSRRLASGIARPIAALDAAAKALEEGSRAELKVEGSDEIARLAESFNTMSAGILEREHRITHLAFHDSLTGLPNRTYFRQQLESALIRSPKMGEKAAVLCLDLDGFKGVNDTLGHPIGDALLRQVGLMLADLVRDGTVSRLGGDEFAIILAGRLDDDRPRALSQEIIDQFRKPVLVDGHQIATGVSIGIAIGPGDGADADLLLKSADLALYRAKQDGRGVFRFFEPALDAAARKRRQLELDLREAILTGQFRLNYQPIFDLAKDRIGCFESLLRWEHPVRGNVSPVEFIPVAEETGLIVAIGEWVMHEACRQAAEWPAHVRVAVNVSPLQFRNSGFSNIIFQALTRSGLPANRLEIEITESVFLDGETGVLQVLHQLRGMGVRIALDDFGTGYSSLSYLRSFPFDKIKIDKSFVDRVAQDESSAAIVHAIVDLARALKMETTAEGVEDREQLNELRGQGCSSIQGYWFSRPIEGDAVMDMLAGKMSAAA